In Candidatus Cetobacterium colombiensis, one genomic interval encodes:
- a CDS encoding ABC transporter permease: MKKINYSIISAITFFIVWEALGRYINKGYILPTPLNIIKKIWILKESLFMTHLPVTFLIAGISLILTMGLGIFLASAMDLSKIIYNCIHPLIVTSQTIPITALAPIFILWFGYSIWSKIIVSVMISFFPVTITIYNGLQNINQSELDYFKSLKATKTQIFFKLKIPTALPNLFSAFKMSIPLVLIGAAIGEWLGATAGLGYFSKRMMSQLDGAGVFAPIFILSSLAILLVRLIGYLENKILHWRKK, encoded by the coding sequence ATGAAAAAAATTAATTATTCTATTATTTCAGCTATTACTTTTTTTATAGTTTGGGAAGCTTTAGGTAGATATATTAATAAAGGCTATATTTTACCTACACCTTTGAATATTATTAAAAAAATTTGGATTTTAAAAGAAAGCCTTTTTATGACTCATCTTCCTGTAACATTTTTAATTGCAGGAATTTCATTAATTTTAACAATGGGATTAGGAATTTTTTTAGCTAGTGCTATGGATTTAAGTAAGATTATATACAACTGCATTCATCCTCTAATTGTAACTAGCCAAACAATTCCCATCACTGCACTAGCTCCAATATTTATTTTATGGTTTGGTTATTCTATTTGGAGTAAAATTATTGTATCTGTTATGATTTCATTTTTTCCAGTTACTATAACCATATATAATGGTCTTCAAAATATTAATCAAAGTGAGTTAGATTACTTTAAAAGTTTAAAAGCTACTAAAACTCAAATATTTTTTAAATTAAAAATACCCACAGCATTACCTAATCTTTTTTCTGCTTTCAAAATGAGTATTCCTCTTGTTTTAATTGGAGCAGCTATTGGTGAATGGTTAGGAGCTACTGCTGGACTTGGATATTTTAGTAAAAGAATGATGTCTCAGCTTGATGGAGCTGGAGTTTTTGCTCCTATTTTTATTTTATCTTCATTGGCAATTCTACTTGTTCGATTAATAGGTTATTTAGAAAATAAAATTTTACACTGGAGGAAAAAATGA
- a CDS encoding ABC transporter substrate-binding protein, with the protein MKKMLLIIFSLFFLIGCNKGEKNNTLKEVSIILDWYPNAVHSFIYTAIEKGYFEEEGIKLNIIYPSSPNDSLTLPAAQKADIGISYLNNVIIAKTNENIPIKSFGAILQRSVNTVISLKEKNITSPKDFKNKIAGTSGGVLSEIYLTSMMKFENLNPSSLKVIDVGFDLLTSLITNQVDFTIGNMINHEIPVIKEKGIEINYFLIDNYGIPQAYELVLVANENSLNKNKAIYQKVLKAMTKGFDYVQKNPNESLQILLSKQAVDQFPLNKNVEKQSLDILLPIMQTSENNFLNQTKKVWENNVNWLYENKVILKKLPVENFIYQF; encoded by the coding sequence ATGAAAAAAATGTTACTTATTATTTTCAGTTTATTTTTTTTAATTGGATGCAATAAAGGAGAAAAAAATAATACTCTTAAAGAAGTTTCTATAATTTTAGACTGGTATCCTAATGCAGTTCATTCATTTATCTATACAGCTATTGAAAAGGGCTATTTTGAAGAGGAGGGGATTAAACTAAACATTATTTACCCATCTTCACCAAACGATTCTTTAACCCTTCCTGCAGCTCAAAAGGCTGATATTGGAATTTCATACTTAAATAATGTTATAATTGCAAAAACTAATGAAAATATACCAATTAAATCATTTGGAGCTATTTTACAAAGATCTGTTAATACTGTTATTTCTTTGAAAGAAAAAAACATTACTTCTCCTAAAGATTTTAAAAATAAAATTGCCGGAACAAGTGGTGGAGTTCTTTCAGAAATATATTTAACTTCCATGATGAAATTTGAAAATTTAAACCCATCATCTCTTAAAGTAATCGATGTAGGATTTGATCTTTTAACTTCTCTAATTACAAATCAAGTTGATTTTACTATTGGAAATATGATTAATCATGAAATTCCTGTAATTAAAGAAAAAGGAATTGAGATCAATTACTTTTTAATTGATAATTATGGTATTCCTCAAGCTTATGAATTAGTTTTAGTTGCCAATGAAAATTCATTAAATAAAAATAAGGCTATCTATCAAAAAGTATTAAAAGCTATGACAAAAGGATTTGATTATGTTCAAAAAAATCCAAATGAATCATTACAAATTCTTTTATCAAAACAAGCGGTAGACCAATTTCCTTTAAATAAAAATGTTGAAAAGCAAAGTTTAGATATTTTACTTCCTATTATGCAAACTTCTGAAAATAATTTTTTAAATCAAACAAAAAAAGTTTGGGAAAATAATGTTAATTGGCTATATGAAAACAAAGTTATTTTAAAAAAATTACCTGTTGAAAACTTTATATATCAATTTTAA
- a CDS encoding MATE family efflux transporter gives MKQFRSLWRENRSEILSIFTIALPTIVDMFVQTLLGFFDLIMVGRLGPDAIASVGLGTAPILTVIPIFFAISVGTTAMVSRAFGARNYSEAKESMSQSLILGIPAAFIVTFIFIIFGKNILEIISKNQPITDALSYLKVVSLGIPFLCFNIIFSYGFRSINKAKIPMINNTVSIFSNILLNYIFIFILDLGILGAGIATTISRGIVTLIFSFLIIYKRNYCIALNIEDFKINKDICKRLLKVGLPSAGEQGIFRIGMLIFEAMVINLGTLQYAAHKIALTAESFSFNLGLGFSVAGTTLVGQHLGAHKYQDARKAGFLNMFLAMFVMTTFGFIFMLFPKFVISMFTKDQSIVPMASSALRIVSIAQPILAVSMVLSGALRGAGDTKSVLWITSFGMFFIRIPLTYLLLYVLNFGLNGAWMVMIVDLTYRGLACLYRFKQGQWRYIEV, from the coding sequence TTGAAACAATTTCGCTCTTTATGGAGAGAAAATAGAAGTGAGATTCTATCTATTTTTACAATTGCTTTACCTACTATAGTTGATATGTTTGTTCAAACTTTACTTGGATTTTTTGATTTGATTATGGTTGGGCGTTTAGGACCAGATGCTATTGCTTCTGTAGGATTAGGAACTGCACCTATTTTAACTGTTATACCTATATTTTTTGCTATTAGTGTTGGTACTACTGCAATGGTCAGCCGTGCTTTTGGAGCTAGAAATTATTCTGAAGCTAAAGAAAGTATGAGCCAAAGTTTAATTTTAGGAATTCCTGCGGCATTTATTGTTACCTTTATCTTTATAATTTTTGGTAAAAACATTTTAGAAATAATTAGTAAAAATCAGCCTATTACAGATGCTTTAAGTTACCTAAAAGTTGTTTCTTTAGGAATTCCTTTTCTATGTTTCAATATTATTTTTTCTTATGGTTTCAGATCTATAAACAAAGCTAAGATACCTATGATTAATAATACAGTTAGTATTTTTTCAAATATACTTCTTAACTATATTTTTATTTTTATTTTAGATCTTGGAATTTTAGGAGCAGGAATAGCTACTACTATTTCTAGAGGTATTGTTACTCTTATATTTTCTTTTCTTATTATTTATAAGAGAAACTATTGTATTGCCTTAAACATAGAAGACTTTAAAATAAATAAAGATATTTGTAAAAGACTTTTAAAGGTTGGTCTCCCTTCTGCAGGAGAGCAAGGAATATTTAGAATTGGAATGCTTATTTTTGAAGCTATGGTTATAAATTTAGGTACTTTACAATATGCTGCACACAAGATTGCATTGACAGCAGAATCATTTTCTTTTAACTTAGGTTTAGGATTTTCTGTTGCAGGAACAACACTTGTAGGACAACATTTAGGTGCCCATAAGTATCAAGATGCTCGAAAAGCCGGATTTTTAAATATGTTTTTAGCCATGTTTGTTATGACAACTTTTGGATTTATCTTTATGCTATTTCCTAAATTTGTTATATCGATGTTTACAAAAGATCAAAGTATTGTTCCTATGGCTAGTTCTGCTCTTAGAATTGTATCTATTGCTCAACCAATTCTTGCAGTTTCTATGGTTTTAAGTGGTGCTCTTAGAGGAGCTGGAGATACAAAATCCGTTCTTTGGATAACATCATTTGGTATGTTTTTCATAAGAATTCCTCTTACTTATCTTTTGTTATATGTACTTAACTTTGGATTAAATGGAGCTTGGATGGTTATGATTGTAGATTTAACATACAGAGGTCTTGCTTGCTTATATAGATTTAAACAAGGACAATGGAGATATATTGAGGTGTAA
- a CDS encoding arsenate reductase family protein: MIIQIFGRKNCNDTKKVQRFFKERGIKFQFIDFSEKAPSKKEFENFLKYYNIEEFLDINGNEFKKRNLQYHVFDTKELLLENPILFKTPIIRWEKGVLLGYNLEILKKI, translated from the coding sequence ATGATAATACAAATTTTTGGTAGAAAAAACTGTAATGATACAAAAAAAGTTCAAAGATTTTTTAAAGAGAGAGGAATCAAATTTCAATTTATAGATTTTTCCGAAAAAGCTCCTTCTAAAAAAGAATTTGAAAATTTTTTAAAATACTATAATATTGAAGAGTTTTTAGATATTAATGGAAATGAATTTAAAAAAAGAAATTTACAATATCATGTATTTGATACAAAAGAATTACTTCTAGAAAATCCTATACTTTTTAAAACACCAATCATTAGGTGGGAAAAAGGAGTTCTTTTAGGATATAATCTTGAAATCTTAAAAAAAATTTAA
- a CDS encoding WYL domain-containing protein → MEKKIRITLPSRVVEILENDIEEFFIKKNTLLNYIYTRAILENKNRKFMNSYKGETSVIQFNLNKKNLEGYYNFLEENKIQNESEFFREILIEYTNQGKKKREQFLFKEIIDRINYSIKENKLIKITFRDDKNVEVEPYLIESSKLEVTNYLFCYNLKEQRWKNYKIKYIKSIYVKKIIFKMRDKNIVEKMKVDFDPFISLDQKIKIILSEKGEKLFKDLETNRPKILKKDGNEYILECSQEKAKRYFSFFLDDVEIIEPKELREWFKDKYKKALMKYE, encoded by the coding sequence ATGGAAAAAAAAATAAGAATAACATTGCCAAGCAGAGTAGTTGAAATTTTAGAAAATGATATAGAAGAATTTTTTATAAAAAAGAATACATTATTAAATTATATTTATACTCGAGCTATACTAGAAAATAAAAATAGAAAATTTATGAATTCTTATAAAGGAGAAACGAGTGTAATTCAGTTTAATTTAAATAAAAAAAATCTAGAAGGGTACTATAATTTTTTAGAAGAAAATAAAATTCAAAATGAATCAGAATTTTTTAGAGAAATTTTAATTGAATATACAAATCAAGGAAAAAAAAAGAGAGAACAATTTTTATTTAAAGAGATTATTGATAGAATAAATTATTCAATCAAAGAAAATAAATTAATAAAAATAACTTTTAGGGATGATAAAAATGTAGAGGTCGAACCATATTTAATTGAAAGTTCAAAATTAGAAGTTACAAATTATTTATTTTGTTATAATTTAAAAGAGCAAAGATGGAAAAACTATAAAATAAAATATATAAAATCAATTTATGTAAAAAAAATAATTTTTAAAATGAGAGATAAAAATATTGTTGAAAAAATGAAAGTTGATTTTGATCCATTTATCTCTTTAGATCAAAAAATAAAAATAATTTTAAGTGAAAAAGGAGAAAAATTATTTAAAGATTTAGAAACAAATAGACCTAAAATATTAAAAAAAGATGGGAACGAATATATTTTAGAATGTTCTCAAGAAAAAGCAAAAAGATATTTTAGTTTTTTCTTAGATGATGTTGAGATAATAGAGCCTAAAGAGTTGAGAGAGTGGTTTAAAGATAAATATAAAAAAGCTCTGATGAAATATGAATAA
- a CDS encoding MurR/RpiR family transcriptional regulator codes for MDIVYQIKQKYSTFSQKEKDIANYILEHKKNIENISITNLSKATGASTSTITRFSKKINCESFVQMKIKLNTHSINTTHKEDELFSAVYNYYTEVIEKTNTLINKKLILKIVYEIKRAKKIYIYGVGSSGLTAQEFMHRLLRMGFNVSCITDSHMMIINSSILSKDDLVIGISISGETKEIVDSLRVSQKNNAYTIGVTSFSNSSLSKYSNDLILICASDFIHKQDFINTQFSTMYLFDLISTILLTDEELKYKMQLTIKAILK; via the coding sequence TTGGATATTGTCTATCAAATAAAACAAAAATACAGTACTTTTTCTCAAAAAGAAAAAGATATTGCAAATTATATACTCGAGCATAAAAAGAATATAGAAAATATTTCTATTACAAATTTATCAAAAGCTACTGGTGCTTCTACTTCAACAATAACTCGATTTTCTAAAAAAATTAACTGTGAAAGTTTTGTTCAAATGAAAATAAAGTTAAATACTCATTCTATAAATACTACACATAAAGAGGATGAACTTTTTTCGGCAGTTTATAATTACTACACTGAAGTCATCGAAAAAACAAATACTTTAATCAATAAAAAATTAATTTTAAAAATTGTCTATGAAATTAAAAGAGCTAAAAAAATATATATTTACGGAGTGGGAAGTTCTGGTTTAACTGCTCAAGAATTCATGCATCGACTCTTAAGAATGGGCTTTAATGTTTCTTGTATTACCGATTCTCATATGATGATTATTAATAGTTCTATTTTATCAAAAGATGATTTAGTTATTGGAATATCTATATCCGGTGAAACTAAAGAAATTGTAGATTCTTTAAGAGTATCGCAAAAAAATAACGCTTATACTATTGGAGTAACTAGTTTTTCTAATAGCAGTTTAAGCAAATACTCAAATGATTTAATCTTAATTTGTGCTTCTGATTTTATACATAAACAAGACTTTATAAATACTCAATTTTCAACTATGTATCTTTTCGATTTAATTTCTACTATTTTATTAACTGATGAAGAACTTAAATATAAAATGCAACTTACTATTAAAGCTATTTTAAAATAA
- a CDS encoding N-acetylmannosamine-6-phosphate 2-epimerase, producing the protein MKRGLIVSCQALENEPLHSSFIMGKMALAAEMGGAVGIRANGVEDILEIKKMVNLPIIGIIKKDYENMVSYITPTRKELEALIDINIDVIALDATINADLNLLNSLKIKYPNQKFMADISTVEEGIRAEKLGFDYIGTTLVGYTEQSKNLNNFDVLKELLEKCNTPIIAEGNFDTPEKSRKAMEMGSYAVVVGGAITRPQLITKKFSDEINKVNF; encoded by the coding sequence ATGAAAAGAGGTCTTATTGTATCATGTCAAGCTTTAGAAAATGAACCTTTACATAGTTCATTTATAATGGGGAAAATGGCTCTTGCAGCAGAAATGGGAGGAGCAGTTGGTATTAGAGCTAATGGTGTTGAAGATATTTTAGAAATTAAGAAAATGGTTAATTTACCTATTATTGGTATTATAAAAAAAGATTATGAAAATATGGTTTCTTATATCACTCCTACAAGAAAAGAGCTAGAAGCTTTAATTGATATAAATATTGATGTTATAGCTCTTGATGCCACTATAAATGCTGATTTAAATCTTTTAAACTCTTTAAAAATCAAGTATCCTAATCAAAAGTTTATGGCAGATATTTCAACTGTTGAGGAAGGAATTCGTGCTGAAAAACTTGGGTTTGACTATATAGGTACAACATTAGTAGGCTATACTGAACAATCTAAAAATTTAAATAATTTTGATGTTTTAAAAGAACTTTTAGAAAAATGTAACACACCTATTATTGCTGAAGGAAACTTTGATACTCCTGAAAAATCTAGAAAAGCTATGGAAATGGGTTCTTATGCAGTTGTCGTTGGAGGTGCAATAACTCGTCCACAGTTAATTACAAAAAAATTCTCAGATGAAATTAATAAAGTAAATTTCTAA
- a CDS encoding pyridoxal phosphate-dependent aminotransferase: MLKVNPNLEKIEVSVIRKIAEACKEYEGGEKTLINLTIGEPDLPQPKEVIDGTIEYMQEEKLGYPQLGGMLELREEIAKYYREKFDVNVTSDEIIVTVGSTEGLSTAIRTIILPGDEVLTPLPVYPGYEPLITLAGAKLVKIDTSSDNFELTVESLKRNMTDKTKAIIVNYPSNPSGVIISEKNRDEILKFAKENHLYIITDEVYSEITFGERHNSFLKDGYRENVILVNGFSKSHSLTGWRIGYIISSKKMKEYLVKVHQYAVTSPSIISQKGALIALKKCQDISSQVEIYKNRAEKVYKKLKDEKIDVIEPKGAIYMFVSLDGITNLDSLEFAKQLLEKEKVAVVPGIAFGMDNYIRISLVKDEEILLEAIDRFIEFIKIR; encoded by the coding sequence ATGTTAAAAGTAAATCCTAATTTAGAAAAAATAGAAGTCTCTGTGATAAGAAAAATCGCTGAGGCTTGTAAAGAGTATGAGGGAGGAGAAAAGACTTTAATTAATTTAACAATAGGAGAACCTGACTTACCTCAGCCAAAAGAAGTTATAGATGGAACGATTGAATATATGCAAGAAGAAAAATTAGGATATCCTCAATTGGGAGGAATGCTAGAACTAAGAGAAGAGATTGCAAAATATTATAGAGAAAAATTTGATGTAAATGTTACTTCTGATGAGATTATAGTAACTGTAGGGAGTACTGAGGGGCTTTCAACAGCAATAAGAACTATTATTTTACCAGGAGATGAAGTTTTGACGCCATTACCAGTTTATCCAGGGTATGAGCCATTAATTACTTTAGCAGGTGCTAAATTAGTTAAGATAGATACTTCTTCTGATAATTTTGAATTAACAGTTGAAAGCTTAAAAAGAAATATGACAGATAAAACTAAAGCAATCATAGTTAATTATCCATCTAATCCTTCTGGGGTTATAATTTCTGAAAAAAATAGAGATGAAATTTTAAAATTTGCAAAAGAAAATCATCTTTATATAATAACAGATGAAGTATATAGTGAAATTACATTTGGAGAGAGACATAATAGTTTTTTAAAAGATGGATATAGAGAAAATGTTATTTTAGTGAATGGATTTTCTAAATCTCACTCTTTAACAGGATGGAGAATAGGGTATATAATTTCAAGTAAAAAAATGAAAGAATATCTAGTTAAAGTCCATCAATATGCTGTAACTTCACCAAGCATTATTTCACAAAAAGGTGCTTTGATTGCTTTGAAGAAATGTCAAGATATATCATCACAAGTTGAAATTTATAAAAATAGAGCAGAAAAAGTATATAAAAAATTAAAAGATGAAAAAATAGATGTAATTGAACCAAAAGGTGCTATCTATATGTTTGTAAGTTTAGATGGAATAACTAATTTAGATTCTCTAGAGTTTGCAAAACAATTATTAGAAAAAGAAAAAGTAGCAGTTGTTCCAGGAATTGCATTTGGAATGGATAATTATATAAGAATATCATTAGTGAAAGATGAAGAAATTTTACTAGAAGCTATAGATAGATTTATAGAGTTTATAAAAATAAGGTAG
- a CDS encoding aspartate-semialdehyde dehydrogenase — MRMYNVAIVGASGLVGGTFLKVLEERDLPIENLYLFASARSAGKEVNFKGKTLIIEELTEESFDRPIDIALFSAGGDISKKFAPIASKKGVVVVDNSSAWRMDENVPLVVPEVNPEDIFKHNGIIANPNCSTIQSVVPLKVIDDLYGIKRVVYSTYQAVSGSGIKGIEDLERGLRGEEPKTYAHAIVNNCLPHIDSFLDNDYTKEEEKMINETRKILNKKDLPVTATCVRVPVLNGHSVSINVELEREPNLEELKDKFRKTEGVVLEDDVKNNIYPLSAKSTGRDEVFVGRLRKDYSIEKGLNLWVVADNIRKGAATNAVQIAEILMKK; from the coding sequence ATAAGAATGTATAACGTAGCAATAGTAGGTGCAAGTGGTTTAGTAGGAGGAACATTTTTAAAAGTTTTAGAAGAAAGAGATTTACCAATAGAGAATTTATATCTTTTTGCCTCAGCTCGTTCAGCGGGAAAAGAAGTAAATTTTAAAGGAAAAACTTTAATAATAGAGGAATTAACAGAAGAAAGTTTTGATAGACCAATAGATATAGCATTGTTTTCTGCAGGTGGAGATATTAGTAAAAAATTTGCGCCAATAGCAAGCAAAAAAGGTGTAGTGGTAGTAGATAATAGTAGTGCTTGGAGAATGGATGAAAATGTACCGTTAGTAGTTCCAGAAGTTAATCCAGAGGATATTTTTAAACATAATGGAATAATAGCAAATCCAAATTGCTCAACAATTCAATCAGTTGTTCCTCTTAAAGTAATAGATGATTTATACGGTATAAAAAGAGTTGTTTATTCAACGTATCAGGCTGTATCAGGAAGTGGAATTAAAGGAATTGAGGATCTAGAAAGAGGATTAAGAGGAGAAGAGCCAAAAACATACGCCCATGCAATAGTAAATAATTGTCTTCCTCATATAGATTCTTTTTTAGATAATGATTATACAAAAGAAGAAGAGAAAATGATAAATGAAACTCGTAAGATATTAAATAAAAAAGATTTACCAGTAACAGCTACTTGTGTAAGAGTTCCAGTATTAAATGGACACTCAGTATCAATTAATGTAGAGTTAGAAAGAGAACCAAACTTAGAAGAATTGAAAGATAAATTTAGAAAAACAGAAGGAGTAGTATTAGAAGATGATGTAAAAAATAATATATATCCTTTATCAGCTAAATCAACAGGAAGAGATGAAGTTTTTGTTGGAAGATTAAGAAAAGATTATAGTATAGAAAAAGGGTTGAATTTATGGGTTGTAGCTGACAATATAAGAAAAGGTGCAGCAACAAATGCTGTTCAAATAGCAGAGATTTTAATGAAAAAATAA
- a CDS encoding aspartate kinase produces the protein MRVVKKFGGSSVATTEKIKNIAKDIAKNYKHGDEVVIVVSAMGKTTDELIKLAKEISKTPDVRELDSLLSIGEQQSISLLSMALKEEGCKAISLTGAQAGIKTGGVHTKNKIESIKADRIENHLQNGEIVIVAGFQGVNENGDITTLGRGGSDTSAVALAAALKCECEIYTDVTGIYGVDPRVYVNAKKLDKISYEEMMEMANLGAGVMETRAVEIGKKYGVRIYVGQTLGVETGTYICDNSEIIEKKAVTGISINKNVIMVNLENFSAIPKNVATIFNNLAEHSINVDMISQNEVENVKGSIGFTCPLTDEHFLNNSLKDIKKHIPEIELTKRTGVIKISLVGIGMISNFGVAAKVFEVLSDIDAQFYQCTTSEISISLIIKESDAVKVVERLAQVFSI, from the coding sequence ATGAGAGTAGTTAAAAAATTTGGTGGAAGCTCAGTTGCAACAACAGAAAAAATAAAAAATATAGCTAAGGATATAGCTAAAAATTATAAACATGGAGATGAAGTTGTGATAGTTGTTTCAGCCATGGGAAAGACAACAGATGAATTAATAAAGTTAGCTAAAGAGATATCTAAAACTCCAGATGTTAGAGAACTGGATTCTTTATTATCGATAGGAGAACAACAATCTATTTCTCTTTTAAGTATGGCTTTAAAAGAGGAAGGATGTAAGGCAATATCTTTAACTGGAGCTCAAGCAGGAATAAAAACAGGTGGTGTACATACAAAAAATAAAATTGAAAGTATAAAAGCAGATAGAATTGAAAATCATTTACAAAATGGAGAAATAGTTATTGTGGCTGGATTTCAAGGAGTAAATGAAAATGGAGATATAACGACTCTTGGAAGAGGAGGATCAGATACAAGTGCAGTAGCATTAGCAGCTGCTTTAAAATGTGAATGTGAAATATATACAGATGTAACAGGGATATACGGGGTGGATCCTAGAGTTTATGTAAATGCTAAAAAATTAGATAAAATTTCATACGAGGAGATGATGGAGATGGCAAATTTAGGGGCAGGGGTAATGGAGACAAGAGCGGTTGAAATAGGAAAAAAGTATGGAGTTAGAATATATGTTGGTCAAACTTTAGGAGTTGAAACAGGAACATATATATGTGATAATAGTGAGATAATAGAAAAAAAGGCTGTAACAGGAATATCTATAAATAAAAATGTTATAATGGTTAACTTAGAAAACTTTTCAGCAATTCCTAAAAATGTGGCTACAATATTTAATAATTTAGCTGAACATAGTATCAATGTTGATATGATTTCTCAAAATGAAGTAGAAAATGTAAAGGGAAGTATAGGATTTACGTGTCCTTTAACGGATGAACATTTTTTAAATAATTCATTAAAAGATATAAAAAAACATATACCAGAAATTGAATTAACTAAGAGAACGGGAGTTATAAAAATATCGTTAGTGGGAATAGGAATGATAAGTAATTTTGGTGTAGCAGCTAAAGTTTTTGAAGTATTATCAGATATTGATGCACAATTTTATCAATGCACAACATCAGAAATTTCAATATCTTTAATAATAAAAGAAAGCGATGCTGTTAAAGTTGTAGAAAGATTAGCTCAAGTATTTTCGATATAA